Part of the Coregonus clupeaformis isolate EN_2021a chromosome 31, ASM2061545v1, whole genome shotgun sequence genome, tcctcagccggggagcttgcttgtcaagaacagatctgcctcttttgcgttgtcaaacgtacgtgttgatcctcgactgtcaccttaaaccgggctgggaagaggaatccatatcggatgttggccgccctgcatttgttgcgtacctcatcatactctttccgttggttcctcacctccaaggtaagatctgggtagaaagacaccctggctccgttgtagttaagggggaacttttgactagccagcttgaggatgagatccctggtgtggggatagtgcagccttacaatgaatggccttggtggcccgcccttggccggcttcgttgcctgtgctctgtgtgcgcggtcgatcaggatggccgttttgaagtgttcactccccagcaatgccggtatcagctccgagacaaattcagtgggtttccctttctccgtgtcctcctggatcccacatattcggatgttctggcgtcttgaatgcgactcgagcatttccagtcgggccttcagggttttgttgtcatttttgaacgttgcgcactgtttctctatgtcctgtagcctggcctcgtgatcgattgtcgtctgctcaacctcgtgcacccttcccttagttgccttcacagtttcggccaaagtcccaatactctttgagatatcagccaaccttgtgtccaccttcttgcttagtgcgtttatggcagccagtatgtcactttgagtaggatctgtggggaactcttggaagctagcctcttcagctagctcctcgtgggtcggcgacgttgaaattggttcgttgtctatctcattccaattatcttgtttagcgcccccttttttgttgccttttccctttgtcatatttgtttgaagttataggttgtgagaggttaagataaatattaatttgtttcaaaattgagcggagctctagcaatgcacgtctactccatagcacgctctctagcgccccctattgtgtgtagattgatgagggaaaaaatcaatttaatcaattttagactaaggctgtaacgtaacgaaatgtggaaaaagtcaaggggtctgaatactttccgaatgcactgtatatgtcctTAGAAGCTGTGTGAATATAAAGTCACTGCAACCAGTTGGTGGTACTATAGATTTCATTGGCACCAGTGGCATCATAGGATACTAGAGCAATAACTAATTGGTCAAGTGGACTTTGTCTCATGCAAATTATTGTTAGATTTAAATTATGCAGACGAACAATGTGAAATATTGTGATTAGTATATCTGTATAGTCACATTGTTGCCCTATTATATGGTCTGAACATAGTAGAAAGTGGATATTTTATTCAGGAAAATGAGAAACCGGCAGTCCTGCCGCTTGCACAGTCAGCATAggcgtatatatatataactaaatACATTAAGTAATGACTTTAAGAAAAACCAACATACAGCACTAGACTAAATTCACTTGCGTCATCCGTGTTATTGAGAGATAAACATGGTAATGTTTCATTGATTACACATAAAGGAAGATTGTTCCCACATGATAGTGCTTGCTTTGTTATCCAACTCATCTCGTCCTTTCTGTCGTCCTAtgaaccccgttcattgctgctCGCAGCTTTATATGTTATTCGCTCTCGCTTGCCTCACTTTTCAAAAAATGAGATCTGTtaaacatttaataaaatgtGTATGGCCTTAGCATTCTGGAGAGCCTTAGTGTTCTGGTGTCCACTTATTCCCCTCTTAGGAAATTCATCCTTGGGCTTTTGGTGTCTTATAAGGTTACCGGTTTTGCATACCCAAGGTCTTTCTATGGAAGGCTTGGCCACAGAACTGTATTTCTCATGCATTATTAACAGTATAAGTTTTGTGAGAGTGGATGCACTTATTACCTGATAGCCCTGTCCTATTTTCTGGGCATGCGTGATGCATCCTTTGGCTCCAATGGAAACAGCACTCACCTGGATTTAATTACTTTAATGCCTTGTCTTCGCTCCATGGAGAGGAAGACCATGCGCTGAGCAGAAGTCTCTCTTGATGAGCTTCTATTGACAAGGGCTTTTTTTAGGTCTTAGAGAGTTGGTTGTTTTTGTCTGTCTCTCAGACAATAGTTCCTTCATAGGTGAGTTTCTGGGGGGTGGGGTTGGTTGTATCATTTAATTGAGATGAGggccttttttttgggggggagagtGGAATTCCACCCTCTTTGTATTTGATTCATGTTTTATTCAGACATTAGATTATTCAGACAGATACGAATTAAAGGGGGAACTTGATGAGGAGAGAAGGCATTGTAGGATGGGATTGAACCCTGGTCTCCGAAGTCGCAGTATATGTCAAGAGCTGGGAGTGTTACCACTCGACCGTGGGTATTTTTCTCAAGGAAAGAGTGACGACGATGACATCATCTGCGATATGGATGGCCTTGCATTCCAAGTTGTTCTTTCTGGTCGTAGTAGTTTTTCACCTGCTTCTGTGTTGTgtgtctgtccgtgtgtgtgtggaagGCGGGGGCATGCGCAGCTGGAGGTGGCAGTTCTCCAGGGTGATGCGTCTGTGCCTGCGCTGGTGCCGGCTGTGCCCTAAGCGAGGGGGTCGACCCAGCAAGCCCCAGAGGAAGCTACGAGAGCTGTGGAGCTACTGGAAGCTGCTGCTCAACTCCCTCTACTTTAACAGCCTCACCAACTCTGACACCTACCTGGACTGTGTCTTTGAGCCCGTCTACTGGATAGTGGACAATGTGACTCGCTGGTTTGGGGTGGTAAGTCAATGGATCACTTTTCTATCTAGATGTACAGTCAAAAAGCTTTGTTTTATTGTATTTAATTAAATGTAGGCTAGTTAATCAAATCTCCCATGTTTGGTTACATTAATCTTTTTGCTATTCTATTTCTTTTCACACACAGTTTTTTCACCTTTCACGCTCCCTCATGagtttctccctctgtctgtgtccccctctcctctgttcccagGTGTTTGTGTGCCTGGTGATTGCCCTCACCAgctctgtgctagtcattgtctACCTGTGCCTGCTGCCTGTCATCCTCAACACCTACCCACTGCAGTGGATCGTCTGGCACCTCACTTACGGCCACTGGGTCCTCATGATGGTCCTCTTCCACTACTACAAGGCCACCACCACCTCCCCTGGACACCCACCACAGGTGAGGTGCCCGCTCCAATGCCTGCAGAAAAACTGTTTTTGGAAAACACTAGGAAGACATAGGCTAAAGGCTTGATTCAGAAATAACTTCATGCCTTCTAGTTTTTTCTGATTGTTGTTTCTCAGGTTAAAAGTGACTCACCGTCAGTGTCCATCTGTAAAAAATGCATCGTCCCCAAACCAGCCAGAACTCACCACTGCAGCATCTGCAATACGTAAGTTAAGGACACTCCGTCAGTCATCAGATGATGTCATCAAGAAATACAAAACCTCTACTGGATAGCTCTAGTCCATGGCACAGGTCAATCACACTGTGTGACTTTCTCTTTCATTCCAGGTGTATTCTGAAGATGGATCACCACTGTCGTATCCTTTCTATCGAGACCAACAAACATCTCATCTCTTggattcctttaaaaaaaaaaaaattgtatagcATTGTAAAACCCCAGGGGGGACAGTCATACAATTAAATCATCTTGCATTCCTACATGTTTTATCTTTGTTAGATCTGCCTCATTAACTTTGACCTTAACTTGCCTTGTGATGCTAGCCTGGCTCAACAACTGTGTGGGCCACTTCAACCACCGCTACTTTTTCTCCTTCTGCCTCTACATGACCATGGGCTGCATGTACTGCAGCGTCAGCTGCAAAGGCATGTTCATAGAGGCCTACAACGCTGTCGAGGTGAGGGAGATCAACAATGTCAACTTCTTAGAGGTTCTAGGAGGCTTGACATTCTGACTTTCAAAGACTATTCTGAGTACTGCCATCCATGTAAATCATGTCTTGTTAATGACATGTGGACCAAACACCCTGATTGAGTGAGGCCGCTTGGTTCATGACTGTTTGGGTAGAGTCTGGCATGTCTTTGCCATATTTTCCTTCTCTTATGTGCTAGGTATGGCATGGTCTTTTAATATAGGGGAGTTCACTGCTGCTAGTTTAGctaaagagacagacagcagcTAAGCAAAGACAGCTAACAGACCACTAAGGGAGTTTTGAAATGTAGGGATCAAGGACATCAGATCACATGACACATGTTTATCTTCAAGTCCACTGAGAAGGCTGGTGGTGTGCAGATAACTGGTGCCGTTGTGTATATAACCAGTCAGATTGTTTCTTATGTAATCTAAAGCCTCCTGGCTCAAGATCACTTAGTGTTCTCACACCAATCCGCCATGGTAAGATGGGAGTTTATATACTAATAGATCCAATGGCTCGGAGCCAACACCTCACTGTTTTAGATTTAAAAAAATGCTTCAATCGCTCTGACTTATGACACATTTTCTCTTTAGCTACAGAGAAGATGGGAGGTACCATTATATAATAATCACCCTGGCCCTATAACTCATCTAGCCTATAGTTTCCCTTAGTATTATGAGTTCCGATTGCGCTAGTCAAGAGCACTAACTTGACGGAAGctgtggttgtgtcccaaattgtactttgttccctatatagtgcactacttttgatcagagccttgttggccctggtcaaaagtagtgcactacatagggaataaagtgccatttgggattcagccaGTATATGAATTGACATTGTTCCACTAGCGCTTCCACCGCAGTGTGGATGGGGAGCCACAGGGGGAGCCAGCGAGAGGAGTAGGGGACAGACTGCTCCTCAGACTCCTTGAGCTCATGACTGGCCAGGTAGTACAAAAGGTTCTTGAAACCACTGAGCTCAGAACTGGTGTGTTGACCAAAATTAAAAAGGCAGATTAATTTGTAGAGGGTCCGCACTCAAAAAATAGATTTTCAGAGTTCTTCCTTTTTGGCCAGGTAGGACAGACTGACAGGCTTTAAAGGTCCACTGGGCAGTGCTGGGTTCCACTGTCAAttaacaaacaacaaataatttGGCAATCATCTCCCTGTATAGTATGGAGTTTTATATGTGGCCGATTCCACGCCAGCGTAGTATTGTTGGTACTTGTAGAGTATGTTGTTCCAAACAATGTCTTTAAAGGacacgttttgttttttacaaccaaatctcaaTTTTCGATGTAAATGGCATGTTCTAGTAGGGTCCAGACACCTTTGTCATGATTTCAAATGTTTTTGAGAAACAGCAAATCACTTCCTTATCCTCCTTTTGTAGTATGAACAAAATGAGGATACAGAGGCTCCAAAAACACCCCAAATATGTCCTTTTAGAAACTGCAAAGCTCTCattatagtgatgcaggtctttaaatgttgtacacatgaaattgtgtcattccgaactttatacgcaacgttatattccattttgttgcGACTTGAGCGATACCTCTCCATCCATTCGACAGGTAATTGCTGAAATAAAGGATAAATGAggaatacaaagtatattgaaagcatggGGTGCTTCCAGACTTGTAGAATCTATggcaaggcgcattgaagctgttctggctcgtggtggcccaacgccctagtaagacgctttatgttggtgtttcctttattttggcagttacctgtagcagcAGGCTACACAGAGAATGGAACAGCTGGATAGGGAAACGGCTCGAGTCACGCAAAACGGAATATAACATTGCAGATAAAGTTTAGGAttgacacaatttcatgtgtacaacatctaaagacctgcatcactatactgagagctttgccgTTTCTAAAATAACGATTTTGGAACCTTTGTTCATGTGTTTTTGGGGCCCCCATACCACACAATGAGTATGGGGAAGTGATTTGCTGTTTGGGGTTAGTTTCTCAAAGACATGAAATCACAAAAAAAGGTGTCTGGACCCTtttataacatgccatttagttgtaaaaaagaaaatattaagataaTCATATTTTTTATGTTGAATAAGACATGCATATTTTAtagcacactataaggagtataatcacaccaagatgttgtctgtatcatgtacggttcacagatcatagggtcatacaggaggcatgtataggtacagtgagggaaaaaagtatttgatcccctgctgattttgtacgtttgcccactgacaaagacatgatcagtctataattttaatggtaggtttatttgaacagtgagagacagaataacaacaacaaaatcctgaaaaacgcatgtcaaaaatgtggcaaaacccttgttggcaatcacagaggtcagacgtttcttgtagttggccaccaggtttgcacacatctcaggagggattttgttccactcctctttgcagatcttctccaagtcattaaggtttcgaggctgacgtttggcaactcaaacctcagctccctccatagattttctatgggattaaggtctggagactggctaggccaatctaggaccttaatgtgcttcttcttgagccactcctttgttgccttggccgtgtgttttgggtcattgtcatgctggaatacccgtccacgacccattttcaatgccctggctgagggaaggaggttctcacccaagatttgacggtaaatggccccgtccatcgtccctttgatgcggtgaagttgtcctgtccccttagcagaaaaacacccccaaagcataatgtttccacctccatgtttgacggtgaggatggtgttcttggggtcataggcagcattcctcctcctccaaacacggcgagttgagttgatgccaaagagctccattttggtctcatctgacaacaacactttcacccagttctcctctgaatcattcagatgttcattggcaaacttcagacggccctgtatatgtgctttcttgagcagggggaccttgcgggcactgcagaatttcagtccttcacggcgtagtgtgttaccaattgttttcttggtgactatggtcccagctgccttgagatcattgacaagatcctcccgtgtagttctgggctgattcctcaccgttctcatgatcattgcaactccacgaggtgagatcttgcatggagccccaggccgagggagatttgacagttattttgtgtttcttccatttgccaataatcgcaccaactgttgtcaccttctcaccaagctgcttggcgattgtcttgtagcccattccagccttgtgtaggtctacaatcttgtccctgacatccttggagagctctttggtcttggccatggtggagagtttggaatctgattgattgattgcttctgtggacaggtgtcttttatacaggtaacaagctgagattaggagcactccctttaatagtgtgctcctaatctcagctcgttacctgtataaaagacacctgggagccagaaatctttctgattgagagggggtcaaatacttatttccctcattaaaaaatgcaaatcgatttataacatttttgacctgcgtttttctggatttttttgttgttattttgtctctcactgttcatataaacctgacattaaaattatagactgatcatttctttgtcagtgggcaaaatgctttttttccctcactgtaggtctaaAATGGGCTTAATTTGTTTTACATGATTTTCTCCAAAATGGTTTGTGATAAAAAAGTACAGagcatgtcaaacatccttcctcccaactAAGTTTACGTGataattgccagaacaatctgagataccaaaaatattttcggCCTACGCTGGCATGGAATCACCCATGTTTCACTGCCCAGTGAGACTGCAGTTCACTCTTCAAGCCAGGCAAAGTCCCCTGTGATTGGTAGTTAGTTTTAGGTCCCTTGGCTGTGAACGGCTACTGACTTGGCATTTTGTGTTTCGCTTTTTTGCCACTAGTTGCAATTGGAGGACTGTAGATGTGCTACTGTTAACCAAGCTACTGTGTTTCCTGTTAGCCTTTTTGTGGTTGGTGGTTCAATTCTGTAGAATACCCAGTGGAATCACATTTACTAATTAGAACTGCTGTACATGGATGGTGTTTTCACATTGTTTGGTTTTGCTTTCCCTCTAGAGCTACTATcagacaccaccaccactatttTCCTTCAGAGAAAAGATGGTCCACAAGAGTGTTATTTTCATTTGGGTGCTAACAAGGTGAGACACATTTGTAACTGCAAAAAAAAACAACGTTTGGATTTCTACCAAAAAGTCAAGTGTTGTTGTTGTGAACAGCTATGGCTGTtctatgtacactatatatacaaaagtatgtggacacccttcaaattagtggattcggctatttcagccacacctgttggtgacaggtgtataaaatcgagcacacagccatgcaatctccatatacaaacattggcagtagaatggccttactgaagagctcagtgacaacgttgcactgtcataggatgccactttccaacaagtcagttcgtcaaatttctgccctgctagagctgccccggtcaactgtaagtgctgttatgtgaagtggaaatgtctaggagcatcAACGGCTTCACTCGAAAAGTGGTAGGcctcacaagctcacagaacgggaccgccgagtgctgaagcgcataatagttgtctgtcctcggttgcaacacccactaccgagttccaaactgcctctggaagcaacgtcagcacaagaactgttcgtcgggagcttcatgaaatgggtt contains:
- the LOC121547059 gene encoding palmitoyltransferase ZDHHC16B-like isoform X2, whose amino-acid sequence is MRSWRWQFSRVMRLCLRWCRLCPKRGGRPSKPQRKLRELWSYWKLLLNSLYFNSLTNSDTYLDCVFEPVYWIVDNVTRWFGVVFVCLVIALTSSVLVIVYLCLLPVILNTYPLQWIVWHLTYGHWVLMMVLFHYYKATTTSPGHPPQVKSDSPSVSICKKCIVPKPARTHHCSICNTCILKMDHHCPWLNNCVGHFNHRYFFSFCLYMTMGCMYCSVSCKGMFIEAYNAVESYYQTPPPLFSFREKMVHKSVIFIWVLTSSVAVALGGLTLWHAILITRGETSVERHINKKEIRRLNEKGKVFRNPYHYGKINNWKVLFGVEETSHWLTRVLLPSSHAPHEDGLVWEFPKALTRRDPMTI
- the LOC121547059 gene encoding palmitoyltransferase ZDHHC16B-like isoform X1, which produces MRSWRWQFSRVMRLCLRWCRLCPKRGGRPSKPQRKLRELWSYWKLLLNSLYFNSLTNSDTYLDCVFEPVYWIVDNVTRWFGVVFVCLVIALTSSVLVIVYLCLLPVILNTYPLQWIVWHLTYGHWVLMMVLFHYYKATTTSPGHPPQVKSDSPSVSICKKCIVPKPARTHHCSICNTCILKMDHHCPWLNNCVGHFNHRYFFSFCLYMTMGCMYCSVSCKGMFIEAYNAVERFHRSVDGEPQGEPARGVGDRLLLRLLELMTGQSYYQTPPPLFSFREKMVHKSVIFIWVLTSSVAVALGGLTLWHAILITRGETSVERHINKKEIRRLNEKGKVFRNPYHYGKINNWKVLFGVEETSHWLTRVLLPSSHAPHEDGLVWEFPKALTRRDPMTI